Proteins encoded in a region of the Clostridium beijerinckii genome:
- the spoVG gene encoding septation regulator SpoVG, protein MQITDVRIRKIASEGKMKGIVSVTFDNEFVVHDIKVIEGQMGLFIAMPSRKTPDGEFKDIAHPINTEAREKIQTAILEAYEKAVSEEVVEG, encoded by the coding sequence ATGCAAATAACAGATGTTAGAATTAGAAAAATTGCATCAGAAGGTAAAATGAAAGGAATAGTTTCTGTCACATTTGATAATGAATTTGTAGTTCATGATATCAAAGTTATAGAAGGACAAATGGGTTTATTTATTGCTATGCCTAGTAGAAAAACACCAGATGGAGAATTTAAGGATATAGCTCACCCAATAAATACAGAAGCAAGAGAAAAAATACAAACTGCAATTTTAGAAGCTTATGAAAAAGCAGTTTCAGAAGAAGTTGTAGAAGGCTAG
- the glmU gene encoding bifunctional UDP-N-acetylglucosamine diphosphorylase/glucosamine-1-phosphate N-acetyltransferase GlmU, whose translation MYKCALVLAAGQGKRIKSDLPKVLHKVCGKEMLKHVIDSIRKSGIDDIDVIIGKGAELVKERTLDRNVSYSMQAEQLGTGHAVKCAEEFLKNKKGVVAIFTGDTPLIKQSTIERLFNEHIEAKNSATILTAIVNDPTGYGRIVRTNDGVSKIVEHKDCTEEELKINEMNSGIYCFDIELLVDALNKITNNNGQGEYYLTDAIGILKSQGKKIGAVVTEYEETIGVNSRVQLAEAEEILKNRINLMHMENGVTLIDPRTTYIGIDVEIGKDTIIYPNNILEGNTKIGNNCLIYQNSRIVDSNIGNEVDVQASVILNSNIGDNTTVGPFAYIRPETTIGKHARIGDFVEIKKSTIGDGTKVSHLTYIGDAEVGSECNFGCGTVVVNYDGKNKHKTIIGDHSFIGCNTNLVSPVTIHDNTYIAAGSTITSEVKEGDLAVARAKQRNISGWVDKKGLKK comes from the coding sequence ATGTATAAATGTGCACTGGTTTTAGCAGCGGGTCAAGGTAAAAGAATAAAATCTGATTTACCTAAAGTATTGCATAAAGTATGTGGTAAAGAAATGCTAAAACATGTTATAGATTCGATAAGAAAATCAGGAATTGATGATATAGATGTAATTATAGGGAAAGGTGCTGAGCTTGTTAAAGAGAGAACATTAGATAGAAATGTTAGTTATTCAATGCAAGCTGAGCAATTAGGAACTGGCCATGCTGTTAAGTGCGCTGAAGAGTTCTTAAAGAATAAGAAAGGAGTAGTCGCAATTTTTACTGGTGATACTCCTTTAATAAAGCAATCAACAATTGAAAGGCTATTTAATGAACATATAGAAGCAAAAAATTCAGCAACTATATTAACAGCAATAGTTAATGATCCTACAGGTTATGGAAGAATAGTAAGAACGAATGACGGCGTATCAAAAATTGTAGAGCATAAAGATTGCACTGAAGAAGAGCTTAAGATAAATGAGATGAATTCAGGAATATACTGTTTTGATATTGAGCTACTTGTAGATGCATTAAACAAGATAACAAATAATAATGGACAAGGTGAATATTATCTTACAGATGCTATAGGAATATTAAAATCTCAAGGTAAAAAAATAGGTGCAGTCGTAACTGAATATGAGGAAACTATCGGAGTAAATTCAAGAGTTCAGTTAGCAGAAGCAGAAGAAATACTTAAGAATAGAATAAATCTTATGCATATGGAAAATGGAGTTACTCTAATTGATCCTAGAACAACATATATAGGGATTGATGTTGAAATAGGTAAAGATACAATAATATATCCTAATAATATTTTAGAGGGAAATACAAAGATAGGTAATAACTGCTTAATTTATCAAAATTCAAGAATTGTTGATAGTAATATTGGTAATGAGGTAGATGTTCAAGCTTCAGTTATATTAAATAGTAATATTGGTGATAATACTACTGTTGGTCCGTTTGCGTATATAAGACCAGAAACGACAATTGGTAAGCATGCAAGAATAGGAGATTTTGTAGAAATAAAGAAATCTACTATTGGAGATGGAACTAAAGTCTCTCACTTAACTTATATAGGAGATGCGGAAGTGGGATCGGAATGTAATTTCGGATGTGGTACAGTAGTTGTAAATTATGATGGTAAGAATAAACATAAGACTATTATAGGAGATCATAGCTTTATAGGCTGTAATACCAATTTGGTATCACCTGTCACAATTCACGATAATACTTATATTGCGGCGGGATCGACCATTACATCTGAAGTAAAAGAAGGTGATCTTGCAGTTGCAAGAGCTAAGCAAAGAAATATCAGTGGATGGGTAGATAAAAAAGGATTAAAAAAATAA